One Aegilops tauschii subsp. strangulata cultivar AL8/78 chromosome 2, Aet v6.0, whole genome shotgun sequence genomic window, GAGCATGTCCAGCATCGACAGCCACTCCGATGGCAGCTCCAGAGATGAGGAGGAGCCGACGCTCTGTATCACGCTCGAGCGCTCGTGGGTCGATACGGGCGGCAGCACCGGGTACGGTGCGACGCCCCCTGTCGCCCGTCGCGACAGCGCCGATGCTGGCGCCAGCCCTTCCCGCCCCGCGCGCGGATCTGCGGAGCCCGCCCGATCTGTTCCTCCCGCCTGACGgcctcctccacctccggccactgcTCCGTACGGGCAGCGCTGGGTTCTAGTGACCGCTTAGCCGACGCCGCGGATGCGGACTCCGGAGTCGGAGGCACGAGCTGCCCGTCGCGAGAGGCATAGGGCAAGGGAGATGGCGGGCGGGTCCTACGGGTCTGTGCAgtccgcccgtcgccgccggGTGCCCGACAAGGAGGACCGTCTCTTTGAGTGGGCGTGCCGCCAGGCACTGACTGAGGCGGAGACGAAGGCCCGACGGCTCCGGAGGCTCAACGTCAAGCAGCTCTGGCTCGGCATTATACCTGGCCAAAcctcgggccgggccgggcctaGCCAAGCCCGAGCCAAAAAACCTGGGCCCGAGCTCAGCCCGGCCATCGGGCCTAGTTTTTGggcccaagcccggcccgaaCACGTAAAAGCCCACCGGGCCTCGGGCCTCGGGCCGGGCCCCTTCAGAAAACTGCAAAAACGACGGGCCCAGGCCCGGCCCGGTCAGGCCATCAGGCTCAAAATCTAGGCCTGAGCCCGGCCCGGGAGCAGCGTCGGGCCGGGCTGAGTCGGGCTTTttcgggccgggccgggctgCCCATGGCCAGGACTACTCGGCATTGAGCAATCCTAGTGGGAGGCGGCGAAGGCAGTGAGGGAGGCGGCGAGAGTGGCCAAGCTCAAGCGCAAGCAAGACCGAGTCGTCCGGCGCTTGCAAGACTACATCGTCATCTCCGATCCCTCCTCCTCCGATGGGTCCAACGTCTCGTACGAGGACCCACCTCCTGCCACAGACTCCTACAGCCGTGCCGGCGGCCGGAGGGGCAAAGGGCCGGCAAGGAAGTGGTGAAGATCCGTCTTTATTTCAAGTTTTTTGTTGTAGTTTGAACTTGTCCGCCGTATTATGTGTATTATGTGAACTTTGACTATCTTTCAACGACCGGCTGTGATTTTTTAATGAACCGATTGTGTATTTGTATGTCCGCTTATGATCGTCGGCAATTATAGAACGGATGTGCAATTACCAACAAAATGTGTTATGATGTGTGGATATGGCCTATGAAGAAAATTCCAAAAGTTCTCACGCAAGATTTAGTTCCATGTTGCACAGGGAAGAAGGTGGACATCTATGGGCCTGTTTGGTTCCAATAAGTCACCTGACTTATAAGTCAGGTGACTTAAAACCAGTGACTTATAAGTCACGCCTGTTTGGTTGTCACCTGACTTATAAGTCATCTGACCACACCTTCCCACCTTGTTTTTTTATGTAAAGGTGGTGGGACCCACGCAAAAGGGGGTGACTTATAAGTTTTAAGTTGGGGTGGAGCAACTTATGACTTATAAGTTGGTGTGACTTATAAGTTGGGTCTGTTTAGCAAAATAAGTCACTTTTTTCACTTTTCGACTTATAAGTTGGTGACTTATTTAGAACCAAATAGGCTCTATATACAAAGAGAACCTCCAGCCATGCAATATAGGAGTATTTCTGTAGGCACATGACGTGACAGAGACTTTGCCTAAATAGCTGCAAAGACTTGTAATCTCTTGACGAGAGCAATTAATGTTGTCCAAGTCAGCTTTTGTTTTCTATCAGCTTAACAGACTTGACCAATAGTAGGCTGCTAATGTGTGAACACAAAGACCAGTAAGCATCCTTGTTCCACACACTGACACACCGAATCAAGTAGCTACTCCTACTTCACCCTTGGAGGGAATAAGATTTAGGGTAGCGCGGCAAGCTAACCTCTACAAGCGGGGAGGCAATAAAGTTTCTTCACTGTGATGAACATGGGTGCAACTTGCAACAAACCGGCAATGTGACTGTTCGATGACACCAATAAACCCTCGGTGAGTTCTTAGAGAGAACTACTAGTGCAATGTCCATAATGTTTCATAACATGATTCACCTGCTCTTCCTAATATTTGCATCATTAATGTACTATGGATGGTACTCCGTAATCGATAGATCTTGGGAGTGAAATATTGCCTCTATTTTCAATCGTAAAATAACTAGACTGGCCTGACTAACTTGGTCGTAGCTTCAACTAAGGAAGTGTTTATCTAACCAAACCGTGTGCTTTGAAAAATTGAGATGAATTGGTCGTACCATGCATGCACCTAGCTAGATTTCTATATGGGTGAGGGTGTCTTAGAACTAATTATGAGGAAGAAGAGTAGTTGGTCGTCGAATGCAATGAGATAACTGGTGAGGGTGCATCTGGTGCATGCAGCTACATATGATTATTAATCGCCCGTTTGTCCTAGTTGCACATGATGTATATGATTGGCTGACAGCAACGAATAAGACCATTTCGAAACTCGAAGGCAGCTACACAAATGATTGCAAGTGCCTTGAGTGCACATTCCGCAGATCGTTAACTGACAATTATATTATTGTTAGTGTGTATATTAGCCGTAAAAAGACGACTAGAGGGCAGCGAGTTAGTCAAGTCAATCGAATTATCTAACGCTTATTTGGACACGAGGATATGGCTTCGAGGAAGATGTCAACCAGCCAACCAACCGAAAGCGCATGAGGATATGGCAAATCCATCCCTCCGCTGGGTCAGACATGACGTGATGGTGATGATCGTAGTGCAAATCTGAGGCAGGACGGTGATTAATTGTGACACCGAGTCACGTACTCAGATGCTAGCGTACGACGACGTGCATCCTTCGATCGGAGATGCATATAGATCACGCACTCACACATCTCACATGTTTGTCCCATAATCAAAACATGTTTACGGAAATGTGCAGTGATTGACAAGGCATGTTAACAAAATCGCGGAAGCAACGAGATCGATTAGCACAAAATTGATTCAACCAAGAGAAAACCCGTTGCATGTGCAGCATTGCAAACCCGTACCTTGAGGCATGTTGACACCCGCCATAGCGAGTTTTCTCGCCTCTCTTCCTTCTTTACCTTTAGCGATCTCTTGATGACTAGAGAACACGGGAAACTCTCATGGGAGTTCTTATTTCTGTCACTTTTCCATACCATCGGGTGTAGCATGCTTTATCTGTTTTATTATACATGCATAAGCATGCACTAAGCGTTGTCGAATGAGACTTCAAATTCTTAAACGGCAGCGCTCACTCAAGGTAATTAAGCTGCACTAAGTGGATGCCATCTATGCATGAAACGTCCAATGTGCTTCTTCATGCCAATTAAGATCCATTCACTAGCTTATGGATGGTACAGTACGTGCGTTGTCATGTGGTAACTCCATACATACATCTAATAAATGCATTACTTTAATTATAAGTTTATAACACACAAATGTCTATAcaagggagaggagagggaattCAAACCCACTATTCTTAATCCATTAGTCTAGCAACCATCACACTAAGACCCTTAAAATTAAGAAATGTTTCTGTAATTTACATGGGCCATATTATGTTAAAATAATTTAACAATCTCCCACTTGGCCCTTGTGAAGACTTGACATAAAATTTTAGGAGCACACTTCTCATCAAAAATTTGTCAAGTATCGTCATCTGAATTGAGCCAACAGAATCATGGCGGTCACAATTCATACAATAACAAGGTTCCTTCCATGTGTCACATCTGACACAAGACAGAACTTTTATGGAAAATAACACATTGTTATCTCACCAAAAAAATAATCGTATATGTGATAATGTGGATAACAAGCAAAACAACAATTTATTGAATTTGTAAGTACATAAAAGATGAGCAACACTCGGTGATGCATATATACACCCACTATGCTTATAAAGATTTATATAGTACCCATTCTCTCGATGTGGCCACAAAATGTCTTGGGTGGTAGTCCTTTATTTAGCGTCAAATTTGTATCAATACGCTCGACTGGTACCTTTTGATTTTGTACATTTTCTTTCACCGCTACGTACTTCAAATCCACTCCTTTCGAGTACTTGTCATTCTTTGAAAAGAAGACCACATCGGAAATATCACAATAAATCCTCAATGGCCTTTCAGTATTACCAATAATTTGAAGGCATGACACAAAATTCCGCAGCCACAATGATTGAATAGTGGTCTCAAATGATGCCACAAATTTAGCCTCCATCGTGGATGTAGAAATGACAGGTTGTTTTCCACTCTCCCATGAAATTGCTCCTCCAGCCAGCAAAAACAAATAGTCGAATGTAGACTTCCTTGGGTCGACACATCTGGAATAATCCGAATCTGTATCCAATCACCTCAAGATGGCCTGGTCACTTTTATGTGAGCATGTGATCCTTGATGCATTGCAAGTACCTAAGAAACTTTTTCTTGCGTGTTCACTCTGACGACACAAGGGGTGATGCCGTGCCATCGACAGGTTCACTCCGACGAAAATGAAGACAGTATGGCATTCCCCTTGAGCCCCATATCGTAGCCGTGAAGAAAAAAAAGCAAAGGATCAGAAGTACATGTTCACCAGTCTGAAACTGTAGTAATTTGTACCCAACGTGCAGCTTCTTCTCCAAATGGCATTTTCCAGCTCAAGGATCAGAAGTACATGTTCATGTTTTTTTTACCCGCAAATGGTTAGTAAGCCATTACAGGGAAACACTGGGACAAAGAACATGGCAGCAGTGTGAGTGTTGGCAGAATGCTTCACGCAGCAAACTTACAAGTTAGAAACTCAAATAGAAATACTTCACACACAACAGAACTTACAGTCGGAAATGAAAATAGAAACACGTCACAGAAGAGAACTCGGAAAGTATAGTCAGCACACAACTAGCTAGGTATCTTACGTAGTTGATTCGGTACGCAAACACGTGAACATGCAAACAACTGGCAAAACATGAatacatgcaactgggttaagGTTAGACTAAGGAAAACACTAACTAAGGCTTTTTTCAGGCAACATGTAAACACTGCTGACCACATTGATATGATGTGACAAACTCAATGAGCTGCAGCAGCCCTTCATTCACTTAAGAGAGAATTTTTTTTAGTAACATAATACAGTAACATGATACAGATAAATGCTGAACCTAATCGAACATAGTGTATAAACAAAATGAGTGTATAAACTCATGATCACTTCGGCAACATAAGGAAGAGCTATGTAATAGATATCATATTCCTGATTATATCTCAGAGAAATACCAGCAACACAAAATAAATCTTTGGAGCGTTCTGATACTCTAATCTGTTGGGGTGGGGGAGTCAATGTTGTAACTGACTATCTCTAATAACAAAATGGACTACTAACACAACCCTTCCAGCTTATCTATTCAGAACATAGCTATATCAATGAGAGCTTTAGGCATGGTTAGATAGGCACAAACTGGTAATATCAACACCACCATGATATTCAATATATGGATCATCTGGTTGTCATTTATGCACAACACACAACAGGAGAGGAATTTTGCCTTGTCATCACCATCATCGTTGGCATATGTGTTATTTCAACACTGGATAATAACAGCTGAATGGACAATAGTGCATTGGTGGCTTGGTGCATGCTATCCACATTGGCATCTAGATATTTTTCATATAAAAAGCTATATAGTCCAAACCTCCCAAATTATATTCAGATATGTTCTAACCTGCTGAGCCATTTAAGCACATTACCACATCAAACCAGATAGTCACCCATTGTATCGTGCACCAGCAATTCCAATGCCtagaaacataaaacatgcaattAATAAAAGTTCCAAGGAAAAGACAAATGGATATGAGAAGGCAACACTGAATCTGTTGAATAGATGAATCGAGAAGAACTCACTTGTAGTTATGTTTTATAGCTCACTATTGATGCTGGCAACAGTAAACAAAACCACACAAGTTGCGTTTTGAAAGGAACATTCTTGAAAGCAGTATACATAGCTACCTTATAATTAAGAAGTTAGCTttaaaagaagaaaataagacaTGGTCTAGAATTTATATTATGTAAACTCATTCCTCATCATGTAAGAAGACAAAATAAAACATGCCAAAACGCATAAACACTACCAACAGAAGTGATCTTGGGTATTCAGATTTAAATAAATGAAGCCTGGTTAGAGAAAACAACTTCAGGGGAAAAGGTGTTAATCATTTGACATTTGCTTCTACACTAAAACCCACTTGATATTTGATTTGTTATCTCCCAAGGATGAAGACAACTACATCGAATGATGACACAAAAAGGCTATAAGCTTGTATATCTAACGAACGAACAGTGAAGAGTGATACACCTAACAGTACAGCTAGGAAAGAGGCAATCATTAACTTAGTTTTAAGTCAGTGAACACTTAAGAATTGTAACGAAGGTATTCGAGCAACCATGTACAAGACATAATCATATTAAGCTACTCCTATAATGCAAGGACTAAGGATGAACAATCACCTGGCGTGTAGAAACTGTTGAAAGAATGACAAAGGGTAATGTGATGGGTTTCCCAGAGTTTTCTTGATCGCATCGACTTAAGTTGAACCATATAGACAATGCCGTCCAGATATAAAAATATTTCATCAGCATCCTCGGCATATCCCCGTATCAATTCCATCCCCCTCCTTGCTGGAGGAGGGAGCCCATGAATGTCATGCATTTCAGTGGTCTTCAACAGCACCCATGTGCCAACACCATTGCAATTAACTTTCCTCTGCCACATTTGAATGTTATGGTAACGGTGAGACAATATGGCGAGACCAAGAGTACCATCCTCGGCCCGGACTATCTGCCAGCTGCGGGGAACATCCATCCTGGGAGGGGCCTCAATCACATCTAGGCTTTGTCTATCCAAATCAAACTGAAGTATGCCGCCTTCCGCATGACTTAACAGCCAGTAAAGAACATTACCAACAAGGATGCTCTGAGAACCACCACAAGTCGAACCTGGATATGGATCCCCTATTGTGATGGGATGGCCCCATGTGTTGGTCTCCGAGGAGTAGACACGCGCAAGGGCTTGATATTCGTGGATGCGCATGAACACCAAGATCACCTTGAAGGGGCTGGAGTGGCAGCCGCCGTGCACCCTGGCCGCGGTCAGCGCAGAGTACCGCCCCGTTGACGCCGGCCGTTCTGAACTCCGGCGGAACGGCCACGCGGCGCTCCTCGCCCGCGATGGGATCGCACACAAGGACCTCCGCACGCGGCCGGTCGAATACGAGGACGCGGCCGTGGCGGCAGCCGAGCAACTGTGGCCCCAGGTAGGGGTTGTCGTCGGGGATTCGCAGGTCGAAGCGCTCGGGAGGGACGCGGTCGGGAGGGGCCAGGACGGGGGCGAACACGATGCCGTCATCGCGGTGCTGGAAGACGCCGAGGAGGGGCGGCTTCCCGTGGTGGGCGCGGAAGCGGGCGGTGAATTTGGGGTCGACGGCGACACATCGCCACCGCTTGCAGACGGCGGAGGCGCGGGGAAGGGAAGAGGGCTGCGGCGGGAGGCGGAGCAGGATCTCACGGAGGAGATCGTCGTCTTCGAGCGGGGCCAGAGGCGCCGGCGGCATCGGGTCATTGGCGCCTGGCTCCAGCTCTCGTTCGTGGggagttttctttttctttttctggaACCGCTTCTTCCTTGCGTGCACAGGAAAAAAGCGATGTGATGTTGGGCCCAGCGAGTTGGTGTCTTGGGCTCTAGATAGAATAGTGCAGGACGGACTGCTTGGATACGACGGCCCACTTTGGGAATTCGCTGGGCTGGGCTGCTGTGTGCTTCACTCCCTCCAACGGataattctcaaaaaaaaaaaaaactcccTCCAACGGATTACGACAAATATGAAACCCCTCAAAAACAAACGAGGAATCTGAATATCCCCTAAAAAACGAGAAATTTGAATATTTTCCACTTTGCAGAGTGTCATTGCAAAACTGCCACTTGCCTAATTATCTGAAGGTGGGAGACTTCCACACAGgcaaattatt contains:
- the LOC109746310 gene encoding uncharacterized protein; amino-acid sequence: MPPAPLAPLEDDDLLREILLRLPPQPSSLPRASAVCKRWRCVAVDPKFTARFRAHHGKPPLLGVFQHRDDGIVFAPVLAPPDRVPPERFDLRIPDDNPYLGPQLLGCRHGRVLVFDRPRAEVLVCDPIAGEERRVAVPPEFRTAGVNGAVLCADRGQGARRLPLQPLQGSTCGGSQSILVGNVLYWLLSHAEGGILQFDLDRQSLDVIEAPPRMDVPRSWQIVRAEDGTLGLAILSHRYHNIQMWQRKVNCNGVGTWVLLKTTEMHDIHGLPPPARRGMELIRGYAEDADEIFLYLDGIVYMVQLKSMRSRKLWETHHITLCHSFNSFYTPGIGIAGARYNG